One Roseomonas gilardii subsp. gilardii genomic region harbors:
- the paoC gene encoding aldehyde oxidoreductase molybdenum-binding subunit PaoC, with protein sequence MRFDTPATTNPIDRLQVVGQPLDRIDGPLKTTGRAPYAYERHDVVPDQAYGWIVGSAIAKGRIRSMDLHAARAAPGVIAIVTHENAGPLGKGDRNVARLLGGPEIQHYHQAIALVVAGSFEQARAAAALLRVEYEASDGRFDLAAARAAGLGPSEDSPDRTVGDFAQAFDAAPVRLDETYSTPDQSHAMMEPHATIAAWDGDRVDVWLSNQMIAWTTGDLAKTLGIPREKVRLRSPYIGGGFGGKLFLRADTLLAVLGARAAGRPVKVALQRPLVANNTTHRPATIQRIRIGATRDGKITAIGHESWSGNLPDGKPEEAVQQTELLYAGANRLTGLRLAGLDLPEGNAMRAPGEAPGMMALEIAMDEMAEKLGLDPVEFRVLNDTQVDPSHPGRPFSKRQLVECLRLGAGRFGWDRRDPRPGQRREGRWLVGMGMAAGFRNSLLMKSGARVRLDRQGRVTVESDMTDIGTGSYTIMAQTAAEMMGVPIGDVTVRLGDSSFPVSAGSGGQWGANNATSGVYAACVRLREAVAQKAGFNAGDAVFAGGAVRAGNRSVPLSDAARDGELVAEDAIEYGDLGKRYQQSTFAGHFVELGVDAATGETRIRRMLAVCAAGRILNPKSARSQVIGAMTMGVGAALMEALEVDKRHGFFANHDLASYEVPVHADIPHQDVVFLDETDPISSPMKAKGVGELGLCGVGAAVANAIHNATGLRVRDYPITLDKLIDRLPPPV encoded by the coding sequence ATGCGCTTCGACACCCCGGCCACCACCAATCCGATCGACCGGCTCCAGGTCGTCGGCCAGCCGCTCGACCGCATCGACGGGCCACTGAAGACCACCGGCCGTGCGCCCTATGCCTATGAGCGCCACGACGTGGTGCCGGACCAGGCCTATGGCTGGATCGTGGGCAGCGCCATCGCCAAGGGGCGCATCCGCTCCATGGACCTGCACGCCGCACGGGCCGCGCCCGGCGTGATCGCCATCGTCACGCATGAGAATGCGGGGCCCCTCGGCAAGGGCGATCGTAACGTAGCCCGTCTGCTGGGCGGGCCGGAGATCCAGCACTACCACCAGGCCATCGCCCTGGTGGTGGCCGGAAGCTTCGAGCAGGCGCGCGCCGCCGCCGCGTTGCTGCGCGTGGAATACGAGGCGTCGGACGGGCGGTTCGACCTCGCGGCGGCCAGGGCCGCCGGACTCGGCCCATCGGAGGATTCCCCCGACAGGACGGTCGGCGATTTCGCGCAGGCCTTCGACGCGGCACCGGTCCGGCTCGACGAGACCTACAGCACGCCCGACCAGTCCCATGCGATGATGGAGCCGCATGCGACCATCGCCGCCTGGGATGGCGACCGGGTGGATGTCTGGCTGTCCAATCAGATGATCGCCTGGACCACCGGCGACCTGGCGAAGACCCTCGGCATCCCGAGGGAGAAGGTGCGGCTGCGCTCGCCCTATATCGGCGGCGGCTTCGGCGGCAAGCTCTTCCTGCGCGCCGATACGCTGCTGGCCGTGCTGGGCGCGCGGGCGGCGGGGCGGCCGGTCAAGGTGGCGCTGCAACGGCCGCTGGTCGCCAACAACACCACGCACCGGCCGGCGACCATCCAGCGCATCCGCATCGGCGCCACGCGTGACGGGAAGATCACCGCCATCGGGCATGAAAGCTGGTCGGGCAATCTGCCGGACGGCAAGCCGGAGGAGGCGGTGCAGCAGACGGAACTGCTCTATGCCGGCGCCAACCGGCTGACCGGCCTGCGGCTGGCGGGGCTGGACCTGCCGGAAGGCAATGCCATGCGCGCCCCGGGCGAGGCGCCGGGGATGATGGCGCTGGAGATCGCGATGGACGAGATGGCCGAGAAGCTCGGCCTCGATCCCGTCGAATTCCGCGTCCTGAACGACACCCAGGTCGATCCGTCGCATCCCGGCCGTCCCTTCTCCAAGCGGCAACTGGTCGAATGCCTGCGCCTCGGTGCCGGGCGCTTCGGCTGGGACCGGCGTGATCCCCGGCCCGGCCAGCGGCGCGAGGGCCGCTGGCTGGTGGGCATGGGCATGGCGGCCGGCTTCCGCAACAGCCTGCTGATGAAGTCCGGCGCCCGGGTCCGGCTGGACCGCCAGGGCCGGGTGACGGTCGAGAGCGACATGACCGATATCGGCACCGGCAGCTACACCATCATGGCGCAGACCGCCGCCGAGATGATGGGCGTGCCCATCGGCGACGTGACCGTGCGCCTGGGCGATTCCAGCTTCCCCGTCTCGGCCGGTTCAGGGGGGCAATGGGGTGCCAACAACGCCACCTCCGGCGTCTATGCCGCCTGCGTCAGGCTGCGCGAGGCGGTGGCGCAGAAGGCGGGCTTCAACGCGGGCGATGCGGTCTTCGCCGGGGGCGCGGTGCGGGCGGGCAACCGCAGCGTGCCGCTGTCCGATGCGGCGCGGGATGGCGAGCTGGTCGCCGAGGATGCCATCGAATACGGCGATCTCGGCAAGCGCTATCAGCAATCGACCTTCGCCGGGCATTTCGTCGAGCTGGGCGTCGATGCCGCGACCGGCGAGACGCGCATCCGCCGGATGCTGGCGGTCTGCGCGGCGGGCCGCATCCTCAACCCGAAATCCGCCCGTTCCCAGGTGATCGGCGCCATGACCATGGGTGTGGGCGCGGCTCTGATGGAGGCGCTGGAGGTGGACAAGCGGCACGGCTTCTTCGCCAACCACGATCTCGCCAGCTACGAGGTGCCGGTGCATGCCGACATCCCGCATCAGGATGTCGTCTTCCTGGATGAGACCGACCCGATCTCCTCGCCGATGAAGGCCAAGGGCGTGGGCGAGCTCGGCCTCTGCGGCGTCGGCGCGGCGGTGGCCAATGCCATCCACAACGCCACCGGGCTGCGGGTGCGCGACTACCCCATCACCCTCGACAAGCTGATCGACCGGCTGCCCCCGCCGGTCTGA
- the rpsO gene encoding 30S ribosomal protein S15, with protein MSITAERRTALISEYATKPGDTGSPEVQVAILSERISNLTEHLKTHAKDFHSRRGLLVLVGQRRGLLDYVKRKDQARYESLIGRLGLRR; from the coding sequence ATGTCGATCACTGCCGAGCGCCGCACCGCGCTGATTTCCGAGTATGCCACGAAGCCCGGCGACACGGGCTCCCCCGAGGTCCAGGTCGCGATCCTGTCGGAGCGCATCTCCAACCTCACGGAGCACCTGAAGACCCACGCCAAGGACTTCCACAGCCGTCGTGGCCTCCTGGTCCTCGTCGGCCAGCGCCGTGGCCTGCTGGACTATGTGAAGCGCAAGGACCAGGCCCGCTACGAGAGCCTGATCGGCCGCCTCGGCCTGCGCCGCTGA
- a CDS encoding short-chain dehydrogenase/reductase, protein MDLELRGRRALVTGASRGIGRAVAELLAAEGCDLVLTARDAGALSGLAEALRQRYQVSAEALPADLATDAEAQRVATAAGGIDILVNNAGAIPPGNLLRVDDATWRAAWDLKVFGFISLCRAAYPGMKARGGGVIVNIIGQAGESFPPDYIAGATGNAALMALTRALGRSGPADGIRVVGINPGATATERNETMARHRAQLELGDAERWRELFRNLPFGRPAQPEEIANAVAFLASPRSGYTSGTILTINGGG, encoded by the coding sequence ATGGATCTGGAACTGCGGGGCAGGCGGGCCCTGGTCACCGGTGCCTCGCGCGGCATCGGCCGCGCCGTGGCCGAGCTCCTGGCGGCGGAGGGCTGCGACCTCGTGCTGACCGCGCGTGATGCCGGGGCCCTGTCCGGGCTGGCGGAAGCGTTGCGCCAGCGGTACCAGGTCTCGGCCGAGGCGCTGCCGGCGGATCTGGCCACGGATGCGGAGGCACAGCGCGTCGCCACGGCCGCCGGCGGGATCGATATCCTGGTGAACAATGCCGGCGCCATCCCGCCCGGCAACCTGCTGCGCGTGGACGATGCCACCTGGCGCGCCGCCTGGGACCTGAAGGTCTTCGGCTTCATCTCCCTTTGCCGGGCGGCCTATCCGGGCATGAAGGCGCGTGGCGGCGGTGTGATCGTGAACATCATCGGACAGGCCGGGGAAAGCTTTCCGCCCGACTATATCGCGGGCGCCACCGGCAATGCCGCGCTGATGGCCCTTACCCGCGCGCTGGGGCGTTCCGGACCGGCGGATGGCATCCGGGTCGTCGGCATCAACCCCGGCGCCACGGCGACGGAGCGGAACGAGACCATGGCCCGGCACCGCGCCCAACTGGAACTGGGCGATGCGGAGCGCTGGCGGGAACTGTTCCGCAACCTCCCCTTCGGCCGCCCAGCCCAGCCGGAGGAGATCGCCAATGCCGTGGCCTTCCTGGCCAGCCCGCGCTCCGGCTACACCTCCGGCACGATCCTCACCATCAACGGGGGCGGGTAG
- the truB gene encoding tRNA pseudouridine(55) synthase TruB, translated as MDGWLIIDKPSGIGSTEVVNRVKRAFNAQKAGHGGTLDPLATGLLPVAFGSATKTVPYVMDGTKAYHFTLRFGEARDTDDADGQVTATSDVRPTDEEIQAALPQFRGEIMQVPPAYSAIKVDGQRAYDLAREGAAPVLMPRPARVDKFELIARPDADTAIFAVESGKGVYMRSLARDLARAVGTVGHIATLRRLRVGPFRESHAVSLDSVTVTGDAPPPSPDLLLPVMTALADIPALAVTEAEAARLSFGQDISLVEFMGRVPDGANLEGGLVRVVTGGRLVGLAMLKDGLVRPERWLIRSEPVHDQTEG; from the coding sequence CTGGATGGCTGGCTGATCATCGACAAGCCCTCGGGCATCGGCAGCACCGAGGTGGTGAACCGCGTCAAGCGCGCCTTCAACGCGCAGAAGGCCGGGCATGGCGGGACGCTGGACCCGCTGGCGACCGGGCTGCTGCCGGTGGCCTTCGGCTCGGCCACCAAGACCGTCCCCTATGTGATGGACGGCACCAAGGCCTATCACTTCACCCTGCGCTTCGGCGAGGCGCGCGACACGGACGATGCCGACGGGCAGGTGACCGCGACCAGCGATGTCCGCCCGACGGACGAGGAGATCCAGGCCGCCCTGCCGCAGTTCCGTGGCGAGATCATGCAGGTCCCGCCCGCCTATTCCGCCATCAAGGTGGACGGGCAGCGCGCCTATGACCTGGCGCGCGAGGGCGCGGCGCCGGTGCTGATGCCGCGCCCGGCCCGGGTGGACAAGTTCGAGCTGATCGCCCGCCCCGATGCCGACACCGCGATCTTCGCGGTGGAGAGCGGCAAGGGCGTCTATATGCGCTCGCTCGCCCGCGACCTCGCCCGCGCGGTGGGCACGGTCGGGCATATCGCCACGCTGCGCCGCCTGCGCGTGGGTCCCTTCCGGGAGTCGCACGCGGTTTCGCTTGACAGCGTGACCGTTACGGGCGATGCCCCGCCCCCTTCCCCGGATCTTCTTCTTCCCGTCATGACCGCGCTGGCCGACATCCCGGCTCTGGCCGTGACCGAAGCGGAGGCCGCCCGCCTTTCCTTCGGCCAGGACATCTCCCTGGTCGAGTTCATGGGCCGGGTTCCCGACGGCGCCAACCTCGAAGGGGGCCTGGTGCGCGTGGTGACGGGGGGGCGCCTGGTGGGGCTGGCGATGCTCAAGGACGGTCTCGTCCGTCCCGAGCGCTGGCTGATCCGGAGCGAACCCGTCCACGACCAGACAGAAGGTTGA
- a CDS encoding ATP-binding protein, with protein MTRQFLLTCAIGAMPALCLLLMGLSGAAGWSPVVWSLLLTAAASAVLAGAALWMLDRLAEALRAAATGTALSLPPMRLLREVAEALGRLTRDLAESGALVGRLRAADAAIVEALPDPLLILGADRQPLRANAAARTLFGSSTGDPLPGDQWPGDLWALLRHPVLAGAVDRALQEGAPQASDLTLPAPVFRDLVAQVIPLDPPLSDGGRLLILLSDRTRDRAVERMRADFVANASHELRTPLASLIGFIETLRGPAEDDAEARHHFLGIMAEQAERMRRLIDDLLGLTRIEISEHQPPAGQVDLAVLARAETEALAPILALRKTRLRLELEPALARPADQDQLAQVLRNLVENAVRYGREGGEVRVATGTAEGGVFLRVSDDGPGIAREHIPRLTERFYRVDKGRSRHVGGTGLGLAIVKHVVNRHRGRLAIESVVGEGASFRVWLPGVPAPYTGLERLPGRRELSVREA; from the coding sequence ATGACCAGGCAGTTCCTCCTGACTTGTGCGATCGGCGCCATGCCCGCGCTGTGCCTGCTGCTGATGGGCCTGTCGGGCGCGGCGGGCTGGTCGCCGGTCGTCTGGTCCCTGCTGCTCACCGCCGCGGCTTCCGCCGTCCTGGCCGGGGCCGCGCTCTGGATGCTCGACCGGCTGGCCGAGGCGTTGCGCGCCGCCGCGACCGGCACCGCCCTGTCCCTGCCGCCGATGCGCCTGTTGCGGGAGGTCGCGGAGGCGCTGGGCCGCCTGACCCGCGACCTGGCCGAGAGCGGCGCGCTGGTGGGGCGCCTGCGCGCGGCGGATGCGGCGATCGTGGAGGCCCTGCCGGACCCGCTGCTGATCCTGGGCGCGGACCGCCAGCCGCTGCGGGCCAATGCCGCCGCCCGGACTCTGTTCGGCAGCAGCACCGGCGACCCGTTGCCCGGCGACCAATGGCCCGGCGATCTCTGGGCCCTGCTGCGCCATCCGGTGCTGGCCGGGGCGGTGGACCGGGCCCTGCAGGAAGGGGCGCCGCAGGCCAGCGACCTGACCCTGCCGGCCCCGGTCTTCCGGGACCTGGTGGCGCAGGTGATCCCGCTCGACCCGCCGCTTTCCGATGGTGGGCGGCTGCTGATCCTGCTTTCCGACCGGACGCGGGACCGGGCGGTGGAACGGATGCGGGCGGATTTCGTCGCCAATGCCAGCCATGAGCTGCGCACGCCACTGGCCAGCCTGATCGGTTTCATCGAGACCCTGCGCGGCCCCGCCGAGGACGATGCCGAGGCACGGCACCACTTCCTGGGCATCATGGCGGAACAGGCGGAGCGCATGCGGCGCCTGATCGACGACCTGCTGGGCCTGACCCGGATCGAGATTTCCGAGCACCAGCCGCCGGCGGGGCAGGTGGATCTGGCGGTGCTGGCGCGGGCCGAGACGGAGGCGCTGGCGCCGATCCTGGCGCTGCGGAAGACACGGCTGCGGCTGGAGCTGGAGCCCGCCCTCGCCCGGCCCGCCGACCAGGACCAACTGGCCCAGGTGCTGCGCAACCTCGTCGAGAATGCCGTGCGCTATGGCCGGGAGGGCGGCGAGGTGCGCGTCGCCACCGGCACGGCGGAGGGTGGCGTGTTCCTACGGGTGAGCGATGACGGGCCGGGGATCGCGCGCGAGCACATCCCGCGCCTGACCGAGCGTTTCTACCGGGTGGACAAGGGCCGCTCCCGGCATGTCGGCGGCACCGGACTGGGCCTCGCCATCGTCAAGCACGTGGTCAACCGCCATCGCGGGCGGCTGGCGATCGAGAGCGTGGTGGGAGAGGGAGCCAGCTTCAGGGTCTGGCTGCCGGGCGTCCCGGCGCCGTATACCGGGCTCGAACGCCTGCCGGGGCGGCGCGAGCTTTCCGTGCGGGAAGCCTGA
- a CDS encoding ornithine cyclodeaminase: protein MQDRLNIVPFVSVDNMMKLVLATGIERFLAELAAAIEEDFRRWELFDKTPRIASHSAEGVIELMPTSDGTTYGFKYVNGHPKNTREGRQTVTAFGVLADVGNGYPMLLTEMTILTALRTAATSALAAKYLAPKDARVMAVIGNGAQAEFQAMAFRTMLGVDQLRLYDIDRAATEKCIRNLAGFGFGITACGSAAEAVQGAQIVTTVTADKQNATILTDNLVGRGIHINGVGGDCPGKTEMHPDILLRSDIFVEYPPQTRIEGEIQQLPADHPVTELWQVIAGHAEGRRGADQITLFDSVGFAIEDFSALRYVRARIEGTGFFEELDLLADPDEPRDLFGMLLRAQG from the coding sequence ATGCAGGACCGGCTCAACATCGTCCCCTTCGTCAGCGTGGACAACATGATGAAGCTGGTGCTCGCCACCGGCATCGAGCGCTTCCTGGCCGAGCTGGCCGCGGCGATCGAGGAGGACTTCCGGCGCTGGGAGCTGTTCGACAAGACGCCGCGCATCGCCTCCCACAGCGCCGAGGGCGTGATCGAGCTGATGCCGACCAGTGACGGCACCACCTATGGCTTCAAGTATGTCAACGGCCATCCCAAGAACACGCGCGAGGGGCGGCAGACCGTCACCGCCTTCGGCGTGCTGGCGGATGTCGGCAACGGCTATCCGATGCTGCTGACGGAGATGACCATCCTCACCGCGCTGCGCACCGCCGCCACCTCCGCCCTCGCCGCGAAATACCTGGCGCCGAAGGATGCGCGGGTGATGGCGGTGATCGGCAATGGCGCGCAGGCGGAGTTCCAGGCCATGGCCTTCCGGACCATGCTGGGTGTCGATCAGCTCCGCCTTTACGACATCGACCGCGCCGCCACGGAGAAATGCATCCGCAACCTCGCGGGCTTCGGCTTCGGCATCACCGCCTGCGGCAGCGCGGCGGAGGCGGTGCAGGGCGCGCAGATCGTCACCACCGTGACGGCGGACAAGCAGAACGCCACCATCCTGACGGACAACCTCGTCGGGCGCGGCATCCACATCAACGGCGTCGGCGGCGACTGCCCGGGCAAGACCGAGATGCATCCCGACATCCTCCTGCGCTCCGACATCTTCGTCGAATATCCGCCGCAGACGCGCATCGAGGGGGAGATCCAGCAGCTTCCCGCCGACCATCCGGTGACGGAGCTCTGGCAGGTGATCGCCGGCCATGCCGAGGGCCGCCGCGGCGCTGACCAGATCACCCTCTTCGATTCCGTCGGCTTCGCCATCGAGGATTTCTCCGCCCTGCGCTATGTCCGCGCCCGGATCGAGGGCACGGGCTTCTTCGAGGAGCTGGACCTCCTGGCCGATCCGGACGAGCCGCGCGACCTCTTCGGCATGCTGCTGCGCGCGCAGGGGTAG
- the rocF gene encoding arginase, producing MTDSSRICVLTGAAVDEGAGRPGCEMGPSAFRVAGIGAALAQLGYAVRDNGNLAPSPIAVEPHPNPAIRHLPEIAAWTAALDEAAFAASGEGFAIFLGGDHSLSAGTIAGMSRRAAAEGRSLFVLWLDAHPDFHTLDSTVSGNLHGVGMAYATGRTGFAGHMPPLRAPVDPRNVCMIGLRSVDPPERMALREAGVTVHDMRALDESGVAAPLRAFLERVEAANGILHVSLDVDFLDPSIAPAVGTTVPGGATFREAHLIMEMVHDSGLARSLDLVELNPFLDERGRTALLMVDLAASLLGRSIFDRPTRSF from the coding sequence GTGACGGATTCGAGCAGGATTTGCGTTCTGACCGGAGCGGCGGTCGATGAGGGCGCCGGCCGCCCCGGCTGCGAGATGGGGCCGAGCGCCTTCCGCGTCGCCGGGATCGGCGCCGCCCTGGCGCAACTCGGCTATGCCGTGCGCGACAACGGCAACCTCGCGCCCTCCCCCATCGCGGTCGAGCCGCATCCCAACCCGGCCATCCGCCACCTGCCGGAGATCGCGGCCTGGACGGCGGCGCTGGACGAGGCTGCCTTCGCAGCGAGCGGCGAGGGCTTCGCGATCTTCCTGGGCGGGGACCATAGCCTGTCCGCCGGCACCATCGCCGGCATGAGCCGCCGCGCCGCGGCGGAGGGGCGCTCGCTCTTCGTCCTGTGGCTCGACGCGCATCCGGATTTCCACACGCTGGACAGCACGGTCAGCGGCAACCTGCATGGCGTCGGCATGGCCTATGCCACCGGCCGGACGGGCTTCGCGGGGCATATGCCGCCGCTGCGGGCGCCGGTCGATCCGCGCAACGTCTGCATGATCGGCCTGCGCAGCGTCGATCCGCCGGAACGCATGGCGCTGCGCGAGGCGGGCGTCACGGTGCACGACATGCGCGCGCTCGACGAATCCGGCGTGGCGGCACCGCTGCGCGCCTTCCTGGAACGTGTCGAGGCCGCGAACGGCATCCTGCATGTGAGCCTGGATGTCGATTTCCTCGATCCTTCCATCGCGCCCGCCGTCGGTACCACCGTGCCCGGCGGCGCCACCTTCCGCGAGGCGCATCTGATCATGGAGATGGTCCATGACAGCGGCCTGGCCCGCAGCCTCGATCTCGTGGAGCTGAACCCTTTCCTCGACGAACGCGGCCGCACCGCGCTGCTGATGGTCGATCTCGCCGCCAGCCTGCTGGGCCGCAGCATCTTCGACCGCCCGACCCGGAGCTTCTGA